The Bernardetia sp. ABR2-2B DNA window TGAGATTTCGTTACTTTTTTATTAACAACCATAGCACGTAACGTAGCATCAACATTTGCCTCTAACAGAAAACGAACTTCTTTATCTTTTATATCTAACGAAAAAATAATTCCTACTGGCTTCTTTTCGTAATTTTGAATGGTTATATTTTTAGCATCATTCTCTGTCAAGAGTTCGATTATCTCTCCAGAGGTTTTACTGACTGCTATTTTTGTGGTATAGTTTTTCATTGGTCTGTTTTATTGTTCTTTAGATAAATTCAACTTCGATACCCTCAAAAACAGAAGGTCTATTATTCATATCTCCTCCAGTAGCGTACTGGCTGAACTGATTAATAAAATCGTCAAAGGCATCTGGATTGTCTAAGTATTCTATACCTCTTTTGGAATCCAATACCATTCTCCTTCGTGGTCTTGAATCTTACAAATTTGCTTTTTGTTGGAGTGCTTCTTAATAGCCTCATCTATAATTTCTTGTATTTCTTGAGGAGTGATTTTTATAGCTTCAGCAAATTCCTTATCGTTTCTTTTCCGATGTTGAACCATAAAGCTTATTGCAGAACGAAATCCATTATTGAATATATGAAAGATAAAGTCTTTCTTTGTAAAACCGTCTTTTCGGCTTTTAGGTCTAATAATTTCAAAATCCATCCATTTTTCAATTACTTCATTTCTTACCTCTTCTTCATAAGGTAAAAATGATTGTGGAGCAGGTTCTATTTTAGACCTCTCTGTTTTATAATCCTCAATCAAAGCCTCTCCCCAGTCAATATGTAACTGGTCATTTTCGTCAATGGCTTTATCTCCAAGATTAAAGAATTTTTTGTAGTGTTGGATAATGTTCATGTCTTTAGATATTTATAGTTTTTCAATAAGATTAGGGTCAGTTACCAACATTAAATCAGTCATATAATCATCGTCTTCTCCTTCGTAATCTGAAAGAAAATCTGATTCATACTCTTTCAAATCTTGCACATCACATCTTTGTGCAATTGGACAACTAAAAGAATGGCATCTGCCTTGCCAGTAGCAACCAAACATCTGAACAAAATTGGGTTGGTAAATCGTAGAATACTTTAGCTTATTATAGTATTCTTTACCTTCTTTAGTACCTAATGCTAACTCTATTTGTGCCACGCTTCCGTACTTTTTTCTCATAGCAATTTTCAAAATCTTTTCTTTAAGATAACTTTCCCTCAGATGCTCTCCATTTTTAGAAACTTTTACAAGCTCCCATTCTTCACAATCTTTATGTTCGCAGCCATAGCCATTATTAACAGGCGTTTTGCCATTGAAGAAATCACACACATCTGCGAGGTCATTAATATCAACGATTTTGTGTTCTTGAGTTTTCATAGTTTTTATATTTTGATTTATAAGTTAGTTTTGATTCAAGCTCTTCATATTTTGGACAGGCCCTATCCTTTGCTTTTATTTTGAATAGCCCATTTTCAGTTCTATTGCTTGGAGTTATACCACAATATTGGATGATAGATAATCCCATTTGATGTCGCTCTCTGAATTTACAGGAGCGACAGGTTTTGTCGTAATGCTTATGCTTGAAAGGTGTGTCGTCAAAGAGTTTCATATTATTGGTAATTTATGTTCTAAAAGCTGTTTTTTTAGATTTTCGGCTTCCTCTAACACTTTTTCTTCTGTCCATTTATCTGGAGTATCTCCTAAGTGCATCGTATCAAAACCGACAATCCAACCGTCTTCATACTCTTCAAATACTTGTTTTACATTATATGGACTTTCTATGTACATGTATTCAAACAAATCTTGTGATAAAGACATATTTATACCTCCGTGTACGTTTAAATTCGGTATTATCTCTTGTATTTCGTCACAGTTATATCCATGTAAAAAGTGAGACTTCTCTATTATTACATAGCCATTAGCACTACCACATTTTATTGGAGGAGAAAATTCGCTTGGGTTATTCTTTATTATAAATGCTTTCATTTAGTTTTCGGTGTTTGTAAATAGCTAATAGCTAAAATAAATAATATGCACTCCAGTTTTGAAGTTTTCTAAAAACTCTTTCAAATAAATATACTCACTTTTTAGAAAAGGAACTAAAGACAATGCTGTTTCACGAGTATATATAAAAGGAATATCAAGTCTAAATTTTGTAGTTAAAAACCAATAACTCAAATCAAACTCTACTTCTTTAATCCAAAAAAGAAAAAACTCTTTTTGATATTCCACTAAATCTTCAAATTTAACTTTTTTATCTAAGTAAGGAACTCTAAACAATCCTTTCTTAGTGCAGATAACCTCATCTGCTTTACAAAAATCATATCCACTATGATTAATTTGATTTGATTTTTTTGCCGTTGCATTTATATCTGTAACAGTTCTAAACGTTTTGCGTGAATTAGAAACATTCATGCAAATTTCCATTTCTTCATATTCTAAAGTGGTAAAATTATTATCAAAGCTATGAAGAGATTTGTTAGTGTTAGGCTTTGCTATTTTACCGAAATATATATCTAGTCCCATTATTTATTTACGATTAGTTTAATATGCTCCTTTAAAATTTTATTAATCACTTCTGGCTTTTTTTGAAAATTACGAGGACTTTTGAGAGCCTTTACCATCTTACCGATAAGCAGAACATAGTCTTCATCTCCCTTACAAGATTTTAGTAAAGTCTTGTACTCAAGTAATTGCTTTTCTCGCTCCTTTGTATGCTTAAAAGGTGTATTGTTCATACAAGTAGAACACATAAAAAGCTGCTGGTCTTCCCAATCGCTTTTCATTCCTTCAAAAGACATTTGTCCTTGTGAGACTTGCGCCCAATTTTTCGGAGGATTTTCTCCCCAACCCCAACAAAAGCCATTTGCTTTTACTTTTTGCTCTAGTTCTCTCATCTGGTTTACAAATTCTGGACTGATAAGGTTGATTTCGTCCAGTTCTTCTTTATTGCCAAATACACCACAATTACATTCTCCACTCCTGCCGATGGTTTGGGCTACAACACTACGCTCAATATTATTTTTTTGAAAGTAATTGTGAATATCAGACTTGCTCCAATCTTGAATTGGGTTTATCCAAATATCACTTCCACGAGCATCAATTTTCTTTACTGTACCCATTCTCCTTGTACTCTCATCGTATCTAGCTCCTGTAAGAAGAGCTATTTTATAATTTCTCTTGCGATTGCGTATTTTAGAAATACATCTACGCAAAGAATGATCTTTTAGCATTCGATACATTACTGTATGCTGCTTATGATTCCGTCCAGGAAAACCAAACTTCAAAACATAGTTTTGGTAGTCGTCTTTTTCGGTTGTTGTTCCGATGAGTAAAGGAATATCCATTTTCTCACATGTGTCCATCACAAACTGTTTAGTTTGAGGAATGCAAGTACCTGTATCACAAAAAATAGCATAATCTATTTTGGGTAAAAATTCCATACAGACCTTGCCACAAGCCAAGGAGTCATCTCCTCCAGAGAAGAGCCAAACATACTTTTGTATATCGTGATTCTCTGAGACTTCATTTAGGATTTGTTTTGTGGATTGGAGGTTCATTGACACCTATTTTTGCTTAATACCTAAAACCAGTAAACTGAATCATAGCCAGTTCGGACTTAGGAAATGATTTGTAATAATTTTTAAAATCTGTTGTGGTATTGAATCCACAGTTTTCAGCGAGCTCATCTGGACACAATCTAACTCGCCTTAGGTAGAAAAACTTTTTACTGAAAGTAACTTTCTGAATTTCTATATTGGAAGAAGCATCTAATCTCAAAACTTCTCTTTGTGTTTCGGTTCGATTCTGCTCCCATTCCACCACAGAGATATAAGCCTCTCCATCTTGAACTTTACGAACCACATCCAACCAATAAGCATAATCTTTCTTCAGAACTTGAATCATACGACCTGTTATGATTCGCTTTGCAAACTGTGTTTCTTGTCCAGCCTTTTTATGGTTTTTTGGAAAAGACTTAGGGATAAAAAGTTGAAAGCATTTTAAACCTAGTTGTTCCTCTACACTTCGCTGTTCTACCAAAGCCATGTACTTTTGCTGGATAAGAATTGTCAGACGGTCATTTTCAGTTTGACGACCTTCCAAATAACTAGCCGTTGGATTGTTCTCATACTCAACTGAATTGAAATCTCTTATAATTTCACTAAGGAGTTTTATTTTGACTTGGGTTAAGGATGTATTAGTGTTCATTTGATGATTATTTTTATATTTCTATATTCAGAATAGTTGATATTGTAAAGTTTCGATATGCGTTTTGCACTTACCAAATTTTCGCTTTGCTTTTTTGTACCTCACAATTTTCATTTGGCAATTTTTCTCATCAATCAGCTTTTGAATCTTGCAGTAAGAAGGATAATCTATAAAGTCTTTTATAACATGCAGATTCACATATTTTTCACAACATTTACATTCTACTGCCAAAGCAATTCCTTCTATTGTTGTGACTTTATGCTGCTTGATAAAATCAGACATTTTGTTTGTAAAATCTTGGTAAAAAGCTATAACCTTTTCACAATAGTCATACTTAGAGTTTCTGACCATCTTTCCTCCATACGTTTCAAGTCTAGTTTCCGAATTTCTTAATTGGTCAATTCTCATTCTCATATCATTGAGTCTTGAAATAAATATAAAAAGCAATGTTGGTTTGTTTAACTCCTTTTTATAAGTCTCTCCATAGTACATTTTAAGCAAATGGTTAGATATATTGTGATTTATTGATATAAGAGTAAGTCGAATAGACTCATCTACGATTCTTGGTAAGTTGATGAACTTAGACGTTTTTACAGACATGATTAGATTAATTTGGTGTTTTTGAATTTGATTTTTATTTATTTAAAACCCCTGCTTTTCTCACATATCCTGTCTTAGAAAACTCATCAATCCAGACTAGCTTTCTATCTTGCTTTCCTTTACCACAAGCTCTCCAAGCTAAATGACCTTTAACATTAAAAGCATTATTATTTATTACAGTTGTAAACCAACTATTATTCAAAATCTTTACATCAGTTTTAAATTCAACAAAATGATTGGTTTTTGAATTAGATTTTTTAGAGTTTTTAGAAACCTCATCAGTTTTTGTTTCTGCATTTTGATAAAAGAATATTAAAGCCATCACGCCTTTTGCTATATGAACATTGTTTTTGCGATTACTTGAACTTGAACTCATAGATAGTTTTACATCTAAGCTATCTCGGAAAATGATGTTTTCTTGCTGTGAGGTTAAAATACCTTCTACATATAATTTATGTTGAAATATAAGTTCATCTCCTTTTTTAAAACAATCAACAACTATTTCTAAATTAAGACCGTCATTTTTAGTCAAAAGAATGCCTCTAAAATCATTTACATTTTTATATATAGTTTCCAAACCATTTTTGCTATCAAAAACAGCTAAAGAATTTTCTAAAAACGACTTGGTAAAATAGAAGCAGTTATCTAAAAAAGAATCCCAACCTTTATCAGATTCCATAAATTTTATAATTGGGAAATTATTATATGTAAATTTCATTTTGTGTAGTAAAGTGAGTGTATAAAAATTAATTTTAATAAGTTCGTGCTTTGTTAGACAAGCCGAATACTTGATAAGTTTTGCTCTATCACTCGTTGCACTTCTGCTGTCGTGGTAAGTATTTTTTGATTGTTTACATCCGATAGTTCAACTTCTTTTGGAGAATAGAAATAACCTACACTCGGCACTCGTAAGAAAAACGGAAGCTCCTTACTATCTACCAATATGATACGGTAGTCTTCCACATACTCATCAAAATTTTCAATTTCCTTGCTGTAAATATCTATCTGCTTTTTGGTCGGACAGAATAAATAAACGGTATAGGATTGATTCACGATAGAAGCGTATTCATCATCCGACAAAGGAACATTTGTATCCTTCGAAGTTAGAAGTAGTACAATTTCTTTGATGCCTTTTTTTGATAATTCTCTAATAGATTGACTTATCATTTTAGACCATTTCTTCGCTTCGCCATTACTCAAAAAATCATTGTTTAAGTGAGCAACACGATGAGCGATTTTCTTATCACTTTCCATCTCTTTGATAACTTTCTCTACTGCCATCATTAATTTTGGAGAGGAAGCGATAATATCATTTTTCAAAACCCCTTTCAAGATTCCGATTACGATAGGGAGTATTAGATAACCTTCGGTTTGTTCTTGCTTAGGTTGAAGAGCTTGTTTTTTTCTTGATTTGAACATAGGTTGGTAAATTTGGTGTTGATTATTTTTTGAGTTTACCATTGCCAAATAGTTGGTTTAGCTTGGCAATGGTAGATTTTCATAGTTAGTCTTCTTCTGTTATTTCTACAGGGATACCCAGTTGATTATTTTCTTTATTTCTTTCTTTGAGTCTTTCTTCTGTAGCTGCTTTCATTCCTTCAACATGCTCTTGAGGAGCTGCCGAGCCTGTAATTTCTTCTGTGGCTTGGTTTAGTAAATCAAAGTCTAGCGTGTCTTCGTTTTTAGACTTTGTTGTAGTATTAAATAACACAGTTTGTATTGGCTCTGCTTCGAAAGACCTTATAGCAATTCTATTCAAAAACTCTTGTAGC harbors:
- a CDS encoding phosphoadenosine phosphosulfate reductase family protein, producing the protein MNLQSTKQILNEVSENHDIQKYVWLFSGGDDSLACGKVCMEFLPKIDYAIFCDTGTCIPQTKQFVMDTCEKMDIPLLIGTTTEKDDYQNYVLKFGFPGRNHKQHTVMYRMLKDHSLRRCISKIRNRKRNYKIALLTGARYDESTRRMGTVKKIDARGSDIWINPIQDWSKSDIHNYFQKNNIERSVVAQTIGRSGECNCGVFGNKEELDEINLISPEFVNQMRELEQKVKANGFCWGWGENPPKNWAQVSQGQMSFEGMKSDWEDQQLFMCSTCMNNTPFKHTKEREKQLLEYKTLLKSCKGDEDYVLLIGKMVKALKSPRNFQKKPEVINKILKEHIKLIVNK